One Roseomonas sp. OT10 DNA window includes the following coding sequences:
- the atpD gene encoding F0F1 ATP synthase subunit beta, producing the protein MKNNVGKITQILGAVVDVQFPSELPFIMNALTAKVGDRTLVLEVAQELGERTVRCIAMDTTDGLVRGTEVVDTGKGISVPVGAGTLGRILNVIGEPIDERGPVPHDKTYTIHRDAPLFEDQATAAEILVTGIKVIDLLAPYLKGGKIGLFGGAGVGKTVTIQELINNIAKGHGGVSVFAGVGERTREGNDLYHEMIDAGVIKLGENTTEGSKVALVYGQMNEPPGARARVALSGLSMAEYFRDEQGQDVLFFIDNIFRFTQAGAEVSALLGRIPSAVGYQPTLATDMGALQERITSTKKGSITSVQAIYVPADDLTDPAPATSFAHLDATTVLNRSIAELGIFPAVDPLDSTSRALDPRIVGDEHYRTARETQRILQTYKSLQDIIAILGMDELSEEDKLVVARARKIQRFLSQPFHVAEVFTGTPGVFVKIEDTIRSFAGIVAGEYDHLPEAAFYMVGTIEDAVKKAEGLKQAA; encoded by the coding sequence ATGAAGAACAACGTCGGGAAGATCACCCAGATCCTGGGCGCCGTGGTGGACGTGCAGTTCCCCTCCGAGCTGCCCTTCATCATGAACGCGCTGACCGCCAAGGTCGGCGACCGCACCCTGGTGCTGGAAGTCGCCCAGGAGCTGGGCGAGCGCACCGTGCGCTGCATCGCCATGGACACGACCGACGGCCTGGTCCGCGGCACCGAGGTGGTGGACACGGGCAAGGGCATCTCCGTCCCCGTGGGCGCCGGCACGCTGGGCCGCATCCTGAACGTCATCGGCGAGCCGATCGACGAGCGCGGCCCGGTGCCGCACGACAAGACCTACACCATCCACCGCGACGCCCCCCTCTTCGAGGACCAGGCGACCGCGGCCGAAATCCTGGTCACGGGCATCAAGGTCATCGATCTGCTCGCCCCCTACCTGAAGGGCGGCAAGATCGGCCTGTTCGGCGGCGCCGGCGTGGGCAAGACCGTCACCATCCAGGAGCTGATCAACAACATCGCCAAGGGCCATGGCGGCGTGTCGGTCTTCGCCGGCGTGGGCGAGCGCACCCGCGAGGGCAACGACCTCTACCACGAGATGATCGACGCCGGCGTCATCAAGCTGGGCGAGAACACCACCGAGGGTTCCAAGGTGGCGCTGGTCTACGGCCAGATGAACGAGCCGCCGGGCGCCCGCGCGCGCGTGGCGCTGTCGGGCCTGTCGATGGCGGAGTACTTCCGCGACGAGCAGGGCCAGGACGTCCTGTTCTTCATCGACAACATCTTCCGCTTCACCCAGGCGGGCGCCGAGGTCTCCGCGCTGCTGGGCCGCATCCCCTCCGCGGTGGGCTACCAGCCGACGCTGGCCACCGACATGGGCGCGCTGCAGGAGCGGATCACCTCGACCAAGAAGGGCTCGATCACCTCGGTGCAGGCCATCTACGTGCCCGCCGACGACCTGACCGACCCGGCCCCCGCCACCTCCTTCGCCCACCTGGACGCCACGACGGTGCTCAACCGCTCGATCGCCGAGCTGGGCATCTTCCCGGCGGTGGACCCGCTCGACTCCACCTCCCGCGCGCTCGACCCGCGGATCGTCGGTGACGAGCACTACCGGACGGCCCGCGAGACGCAGCGCATCCTGCAGACCTACAAGTCGCTGCAGGACATCATCGCCATCCTGGGCATGGACGAGCTGTCGGAGGAGGACAAGCTGGTCGTGGCGCGCGCGCGCAAGATCCAGCGCTTCCTGTCCCAGCCCTTCCACGTCGCCGAGGTCTTCACCGGCACCCCGGGCGTCTTCGTGAAGATCGAGGACACCATCCGCTCCTTCGCGGGCATCGTGGCCGGCGAGTACGACCACCTGCCGGAGGCCGCCTTCTACATGGTCGGCACGATCGAGGATGCGGTGAAGAAGGCCGAGGGGCTGAAGCAGGCGGCCTGA
- the atpC gene encoding ATP synthase F1 subunit epsilon gives MAETFDLELVSPERLLLSRPVEMVTIPAWEGEMGILPKHSPMIVALRGGVIRVQEGGRESERLFVMGGFAEITPTRVTVLADEATPVAEVSRAEAESRLAEAESAYAAEANSAPDVRERAMERVQAARAMRDAATAA, from the coding sequence ATGGCCGAGACCTTCGATCTGGAGCTGGTCAGCCCGGAGCGACTCCTCCTCTCCCGCCCGGTCGAGATGGTCACCATCCCGGCCTGGGAGGGCGAGATGGGCATCCTGCCGAAGCACTCCCCGATGATCGTCGCCCTGCGGGGCGGCGTGATCCGGGTCCAGGAGGGCGGCCGGGAGAGCGAACGCCTCTTCGTGATGGGGGGCTTCGCCGAGATCACCCCCACCCGCGTCACCGTGCTGGCCGACGAGGCAACGCCGGTGGCCGAGGTGTCCCGGGCGGAGGCGGAGAGCCGCCTCGCCGAAGCCGAGTCGGCCTATGCCGCCGAGGCGAACAGCGCCCCGGACGTCCGCGAGCGGGCGATGGAGCGGGTGCAGGCCGCCCGCGCCATGCGCGACGCGGCCACCGCCGCCTGA